The proteins below are encoded in one region of Rubrobacter aplysinae:
- a CDS encoding triphosphoribosyl-dephospho-CoA synthase — translation MQRGEGRADRPNKPAPVPAPVIAACVTTTLTLVYSAPTPGVGSRYADTGTSHESRMLSAVPAREALSSLASDGSAAGGVGEAVLEAVRGALLLGADAGQRAAAMLAPLVRSAATGEAASRVLSRLGASEVSPFARALDLAGDPGPLRGALSLALGGSGEARETTLREVMRFTASRDPLAREYARDYEVTRGLAEPALLGSLSRAESARASLVQSYLEVLSEVPDLDVARRAGRQEAEDVSRMARGALKSGGAHSRRGLQAVQNLDGILRADSRLSPTATEPYVIPAAFLVSLAYGPDALVGRLRPATGG, via the coding sequence TTGCAACGAGGCGAGGGCAGAGCCGATAGACCCAACAAGCCAGCGCCGGTTCCGGCCCCGGTGATCGCGGCCTGCGTCACGACGACGCTGACCCTGGTGTACAGCGCGCCCACGCCCGGCGTCGGGTCGCGCTACGCGGACACCGGGACGTCGCACGAGTCCCGGATGCTCTCCGCCGTGCCCGCCCGCGAGGCGCTCTCCAGCCTCGCCTCGGACGGTAGCGCCGCGGGCGGCGTGGGCGAGGCCGTGCTAGAGGCGGTGCGGGGCGCGCTGCTCCTGGGGGCCGACGCCGGGCAGCGGGCGGCCGCCATGCTCGCCCCGCTCGTGAGATCCGCCGCCACGGGCGAGGCCGCGAGCCGGGTGCTCTCGCGTCTCGGGGCCTCCGAGGTCTCGCCGTTTGCGCGGGCGCTGGATCTCGCGGGGGACCCCGGGCCGCTCAGGGGCGCCCTGAGCCTTGCGCTCGGGGGCTCGGGCGAGGCCCGGGAGACCACGCTGCGCGAGGTGATGCGCTTTACCGCCTCCCGCGACCCGCTCGCCCGCGAGTACGCCCGCGACTACGAGGTGACCCGGGGCCTCGCCGAGCCCGCGCTGCTCGGTTCGCTCTCCCGCGCCGAATCCGCCCGGGCCTCGCTGGTGCAGTCCTACCTGGAGGTGCTCTCCGAGGTTCCCGACCTCGACGTTGCGCGCCGGGCCGGGCGGCAGGAGGCCGAGGACGTCTCGCGCATGGCCCGGGGCGCGCTCAAGTCCGGCGGCGCGCACTCCCGGCGCGGGCTGCAGGCCGTACAGAACCTGGACGGCATACTCCGCGCCGACTCCCGACTCTCGCCCACGGCGACGGAGCCGTACGTGATCCCGGCCGCGTTCCTGGTCTCTCTCGCCTACGGACCCGACGCCCTCGTCGGCCGCCTGCGGCCCGCAACCGGCGGCTGA
- a CDS encoding BON domain-containing protein — protein MTTPANDAHLVQLVRGALGRDPRTRSLPRVNVSSCKLVVTLHGSLTAEQGRAVREVVSGVDGVEGIVCKL, from the coding sequence ATGACCACACCGGCCAACGACGCCCACCTGGTGCAGCTCGTACGCGGGGCCCTGGGCCGTGACCCGCGCACCAGGAGCCTGCCCCGGGTAAACGTAAGCTCCTGCAAGCTCGTCGTCACGCTTCACGGTAGTCTCACCGCGGAGCAGGGCCGGGCGGTACGGGAGGTCGTGAGCGGTGTGGACGGGGTCGAGGGTATAGTATGCAAGCTGTAG
- the mug gene encoding G/U mismatch-specific DNA glycosylase: MARDLLEPGLSLVFCGYNPSLSSGATGYHYAHRSNRFWKVLSEAGITDREYSPEQDVELLERGIGFTNLVSRPTRRADELQREEIRAGAAELRQRLSEYRPRAVAYTGIGVYRLFVSTRKVEWGLQPGSAVPGVTDVVVPSPSGLNRMSLPELVDHYRPLRRFLE; encoded by the coding sequence GTGGCCCGGGACCTCCTAGAGCCCGGGCTTTCGCTCGTCTTCTGCGGCTATAACCCGTCGCTCTCGTCCGGCGCCACCGGGTATCACTATGCCCACCGGTCGAACCGGTTCTGGAAGGTTCTCTCGGAGGCCGGCATCACGGACCGGGAGTATTCGCCGGAGCAGGACGTGGAGCTTCTGGAGCGGGGGATAGGATTTACCAACCTGGTCTCCCGCCCGACGCGCCGGGCCGACGAGCTGCAACGGGAGGAGATAAGAGCAGGAGCCGCCGAGCTCCGCCAGAGGCTCTCCGAGTACCGGCCCCGGGCGGTAGCCTACACGGGGATCGGCGTCTACCGGCTGTTCGTATCCACCCGGAAGGTCGAGTGGGGGCTGCAACCCGGGAGCGCCGTGCCGGGCGTCACGGACGTGGTCGTGCCCTCGCCGTCCGGCCTGAACCGCATGAGCCTGCCCGAGCTGGTGGATCATTACCGTCCGCTACGGAGGTTTCTGGAGTAG
- a CDS encoding carboxylate-amine ligase, which produces MMAEGKSLIPEDAYETGAPEAMLGAEEELWLADPGSGKLAGGAQEILADAPEGDFSGELIDCEIESNSGVHPAPGGVAGDLVSRRRALAGYADGLGRLLGASGTHPIGDFREQEIIDQPHYQRLKEKLGWLIRRNNTFSLHVHYSVGGRERAIYLYNRLREYVPHLLALSANSPFWQNELVDQHSARAFVFSRGVPRAGLPEAFANWFRYTEHLDLLYQTGRIAKLGEIWWDVRPHPVLGTMEIRAFDAQTDAARNEALIILTAALCDRILAEYDSGEPRPILPVREIEENKWSAQQYGLYGEFLDPGRGEAVQTRRAVESLVEWLEAETERDLSGAQRLLEDVPESVRQLQVYRETGSTFAVVRDLATRTTSGLAGP; this is translated from the coding sequence ATGATGGCCGAAGGTAAGAGCCTGATCCCGGAGGACGCCTACGAGACCGGCGCGCCGGAGGCGATGCTCGGGGCCGAAGAGGAGTTGTGGCTCGCCGACCCCGGCTCCGGCAAGCTCGCGGGCGGGGCGCAGGAGATCCTGGCCGACGCCCCGGAGGGCGACTTCTCGGGCGAGCTCATAGACTGCGAGATAGAGTCAAACTCCGGCGTCCACCCCGCTCCCGGTGGCGTGGCGGGGGACCTCGTTAGCCGCCGGCGAGCCCTCGCCGGCTACGCGGACGGCCTCGGCCGCCTGCTCGGGGCCAGCGGCACCCATCCCATCGGGGACTTCCGGGAGCAGGAGATCATCGACCAGCCCCACTACCAGCGATTGAAAGAGAAGCTGGGCTGGCTCATCCGGCGCAACAACACCTTCTCCCTGCACGTCCACTACTCCGTCGGCGGCAGGGAGCGGGCGATCTACCTCTACAACCGCCTGCGGGAGTACGTGCCGCACCTCCTGGCGCTCTCGGCCAACTCCCCGTTCTGGCAGAACGAGCTCGTGGACCAGCACTCCGCCAGGGCCTTCGTGTTCTCCCGGGGCGTGCCGCGAGCCGGGCTCCCCGAAGCCTTCGCCAACTGGTTCCGCTACACCGAGCACCTGGACCTCCTGTACCAGACGGGCCGGATAGCCAAGCTCGGTGAGATCTGGTGGGACGTCCGCCCCCACCCCGTCCTCGGCACGATGGAGATCCGGGCCTTCGACGCCCAGACCGACGCGGCCCGTAACGAGGCCCTGATAATCCTCACGGCAGCCCTCTGCGATCGCATCCTCGCAGAATACGACTCCGGCGAGCCCCGCCCGATACTCCCGGTGCGCGAGATCGAGGAGAACAAGTGGAGCGCCCAGCAGTACGGGCTGTACGGCGAGTTCCTGGACCCCGGACGCGGCGAGGCTGTACAGACCCGCCGCGCCGTGGAGTCACTCGTAGAGTGGCTCGAGGCCGAGACGGAACGCGACCTCTCCGGCGCGCAAAGGCTGCTAGAGGACGTCCCCGAGTCCGTCCGCCAGCTACAGGTGTACCGCGAGACGGGATCCACGTTCGCGGTCGTGCGCGACCTGGCAACCCGCACTACGTCCGGCCTCGCCGGTCCGTAA
- a CDS encoding redoxin domain-containing protein, translating to MTPGVGDRAPEFSLPADDWSNEVSLSELNAGGPVVLFFYPGDWSSVCSDQLGFLQASLELFSQRGASVAAVSADSPWSHRAFAEQRGITFPLLSDFRGDALSEYGVQHERGFPERAYFVIDSEGVIRTRRVEDSPGEQPPLNEVLADLDEAL from the coding sequence ATGACGCCAGGAGTTGGAGACAGGGCCCCGGAGTTCAGCCTGCCGGCGGACGACTGGAGCAACGAGGTCTCTCTGTCGGAGCTCAACGCCGGCGGGCCGGTGGTGCTGTTCTTCTACCCCGGTGACTGGTCCAGCGTGTGCAGCGACCAGCTCGGGTTCTTGCAGGCCAGCCTGGAGCTGTTCTCCCAGCGCGGAGCCTCCGTGGCCGCCGTGAGCGCCGACTCCCCCTGGTCGCACCGGGCCTTCGCCGAGCAGCGCGGCATCACGTTCCCGCTGCTTTCCGACTTCCGGGGGGACGCGCTCTCGGAGTACGGGGTCCAACACGAGCGGGGCTTCCCCGAGAGGGCGTACTTCGTCATAGACTCGGAGGGTGTGATCCGCACCCGCCGGGTTGAGGACTCTCCGGGGGAGCAGCCGCCGCTGAACGAGGTGCTCGCCGACCTGGACGAGGCCCTCTAG
- a CDS encoding DR2241 family protein translates to MHPASPDPARTRPLARRAREAFSAWVSEEPAGRVFAQVLIRRVEPDETPSGPTGGGYELRHADDVDRLPRELNTYEDPRQAREIAKLTETGEYRPLKSAPNLRRGWLLRLADEEGLSAAMGYLYPAAVVHWYLERAGELQITSYRENAARQTGIYQRIQSLSDAGVKRAARACCEDSVCLKRTLWDVDEHVPLDMDRGGGEIPCPEPCSVFVSFARRVRAFEREEERDLADSTDLTASERGDLAALVEAASTGDVRLAREAEFEEPLNERRMRYRSQTLTPKLQPPGDEGDGE, encoded by the coding sequence TTGCATCCGGCGTCTCCTGATCCCGCCCGGACCCGGCCCCTCGCCCGGAGGGCCCGGGAGGCGTTCTCCGCCTGGGTCTCCGAGGAGCCGGCCGGCAGGGTCTTCGCCCAGGTCCTCATCCGGCGCGTCGAGCCGGACGAGACCCCTTCAGGCCCGACCGGCGGCGGCTACGAGCTGCGGCACGCCGACGACGTGGACCGCCTACCCCGGGAGCTGAACACGTACGAGGACCCGCGCCAGGCGCGGGAGATAGCCAAGCTAACCGAGACGGGGGAGTACCGGCCGCTGAAAAGCGCCCCGAACCTCCGCCGGGGCTGGCTGCTCCGGCTCGCCGACGAGGAGGGGCTGTCGGCGGCGATGGGCTATCTCTACCCGGCGGCGGTGGTCCACTGGTACCTGGAGCGCGCCGGGGAGTTGCAGATAACGAGCTACCGTGAGAACGCCGCCCGGCAGACCGGCATCTACCAGCGCATCCAGAGCCTCTCGGACGCGGGGGTGAAGAGGGCGGCGCGGGCTTGCTGCGAGGACTCCGTGTGCCTCAAGAGAACCCTGTGGGACGTGGACGAGCACGTGCCGCTGGACATGGACCGGGGCGGCGGCGAGATACCTTGCCCAGAGCCGTGCAGCGTGTTCGTCTCCTTCGCCCGGCGCGTAAGGGCCTTCGAGCGTGAGGAGGAGCGTGATCTGGCCGACTCTACCGACCTTACCGCCAGCGAGCGCGGGGACCTCGCCGCCCTCGTGGAGGCCGCCTCCACCGGCGACGTGCGGCTCGCCCGCGAGGCAGAGTTCGAGGAGCCGCTAAACGAGCGCCGCATGCGCTACCGGAGCCAGACCCTGACCCCCAAGCTCCAGCCGCCCGGCGACGAGGGGGATGGCGAGTAG
- a CDS encoding Crp/Fnr family transcriptional regulator, translating to MTHEEAADLMDTRLDGSHRDGHGSPQTLPRAASGTSLAPLKSLKDTECGRLAAMIEELELPTTRRRFVPGDVVYQGREPEDGLYILTEGILSVSDLLPGGKSFTTRMLTVSDTFGRLNPTDPEETLTVPSTDAAFYAGYVEASATALTDSEILKVPKALLRRALRLSPEAALSLATLTELRLAEQERLVRVLSSRRTESRLAGLLPLLAEKFSRGDGGDGGEGAVIMLRLTHQDLSDMISTTRESVTKAISDLQARQAIGYSRGLIVLLDPEKLRYAATG from the coding sequence CCGCGGACCTGATGGATACCAGGCTGGACGGAAGCCACCGGGACGGGCACGGCTCCCCGCAGACCTTGCCAAGAGCGGCGTCGGGAACATCTCTAGCACCTCTAAAGTCTCTAAAAGATACGGAGTGCGGCCGGCTGGCCGCGATGATCGAAGAGCTCGAGTTGCCTACCACCAGAAGACGCTTCGTGCCCGGAGACGTCGTCTACCAGGGCCGGGAGCCCGAAGACGGGCTGTACATACTGACCGAGGGTATCTTGAGCGTCAGTGACCTCCTGCCCGGTGGCAAGAGCTTTACGACCAGGATGCTCACCGTCTCCGACACCTTCGGCCGCCTGAATCCTACCGACCCGGAAGAGACGCTGACCGTCCCCTCGACGGATGCCGCGTTCTATGCCGGCTACGTCGAGGCCAGCGCCACGGCTCTCACGGACTCCGAGATCCTCAAGGTGCCCAAGGCGCTTTTGCGCCGGGCGCTGCGCCTGTCGCCGGAGGCGGCGCTGTCGCTGGCAACGCTAACAGAGCTCAGGCTGGCCGAGCAGGAAAGGCTCGTGCGGGTCCTGTCTTCGCGCCGGACCGAGTCCAGGCTCGCGGGACTTCTACCCCTGCTAGCCGAGAAGTTCTCCAGGGGAGACGGCGGAGATGGCGGAGAGGGTGCCGTGATCATGCTGCGCCTGACGCACCAGGACCTTTCCGACATGATCTCTACCACGCGTGAGTCGGTCACCAAGGCCATATCGGACCTGCAGGCCCGCCAAGCCATAGGCTACTCCCGAGGTCTCATAGTCCTGCTGGATCCGGAAAAGCTCCGGTACGCCGCCACCGGCTGA
- a CDS encoding CbiX/SirB N-terminal domain-containing protein, translated as MKALVIVGHGSHLNGDSSLPVYEHARRIREEFPEEYDEVVECFWKEEPSMRHVLNTIESEEVYVVPAFISEGYFTQQVIPRELGLDGEVTHRGGKTIRYAGPLGTFDLMADVILERTADLMRDKSPEPGETELVLLGHGTDMNKNSSGVIYLNAERIRERGGYDEIGVGFLDQEPEIKGVVEASDAANLIVLPVFIADGWHTRETIPEDLGLTGEVTRLPGDAGETEKTVFYGAPVGTHPSMAGLIAARARALAPEGSGSSGDSGNSQEREPFASGVS; from the coding sequence GTGAAGGCGCTAGTAATAGTGGGGCACGGGTCCCACCTCAACGGAGACTCCAGCCTGCCCGTGTACGAGCACGCACGGCGTATCCGAGAAGAGTTTCCCGAGGAGTACGACGAGGTCGTCGAGTGCTTCTGGAAGGAGGAGCCCTCGATGCGGCACGTGCTGAACACCATCGAGTCCGAGGAGGTCTACGTCGTGCCGGCGTTCATCTCCGAAGGGTACTTTACCCAGCAGGTGATACCGCGCGAGCTCGGGCTTGACGGCGAGGTAACGCACCGCGGCGGCAAGACGATACGCTACGCCGGGCCCTTGGGGACCTTCGATCTGATGGCGGACGTGATCCTGGAGCGCACGGCGGATCTGATGCGGGACAAGAGCCCGGAACCGGGAGAGACAGAGCTCGTCCTGCTCGGCCACGGCACGGATATGAACAAGAACTCCAGCGGCGTCATCTACCTCAACGCGGAGCGTATCCGCGAGCGCGGCGGCTACGACGAGATCGGGGTCGGGTTCCTGGATCAGGAGCCAGAGATCAAGGGCGTAGTGGAGGCCTCCGACGCGGCCAACCTCATCGTGCTCCCGGTCTTTATCGCCGATGGCTGGCACACCCGCGAGACCATCCCCGAGGACCTCGGCCTCACCGGGGAGGTGACCCGGCTGCCGGGAGACGCAGGTGAGACGGAGAAGACGGTGTTCTACGGCGCGCCCGTGGGCACTCATCCCTCGATGGCGGGGCTCATCGCCGCCCGGGCGCGGGCCCTCGCCCCGGAAGGATCGGGAAGTTCGGGAGATTCTGGAAACTCGCAAGAACGGGAGCCGTTTGCATCCGGCGTCTCCTGA
- a CDS encoding BON domain-containing protein gives MARSQLVSNRTKARVARKAAPYALKGGAKAAKLGGRHAVRGAKAEAKLASKALSSSEPKSARYLKYGLFAVAGLAVGSLLGRSGGGRGGTSSSFSGGTGMHNPESGSPAAQRGQTWGSGSQVGSAGGASGAANYQTPGEANTIGADRDFSDPAAGPLVGEEGHPEMDMTERNQIIEQRIRTGIGEQVDTEGLPKINVEVNDGVVDLRGPVPSEDVKQTIESVATATDGVREVRNELTVADV, from the coding sequence ATGGCACGGAGCCAGCTAGTAAGTAACAGGACGAAGGCCAGGGTGGCGCGGAAGGCCGCGCCGTACGCGCTCAAAGGCGGCGCAAAGGCGGCGAAGCTCGGTGGCCGTCACGCCGTACGAGGCGCGAAGGCGGAGGCGAAGCTCGCCAGCAAGGCGTTGAGCTCCAGCGAGCCGAAGTCGGCGCGTTATCTCAAGTACGGACTGTTTGCCGTGGCGGGGCTTGCCGTGGGCAGCCTGCTGGGCCGCTCGGGAGGCGGCCGGGGTGGGACCTCCTCCTCCTTTAGCGGGGGCACCGGCATGCACAACCCCGAGTCGGGCAGCCCGGCCGCCCAGCGGGGCCAGACCTGGGGCTCCGGCTCGCAGGTTGGATCCGCGGGCGGGGCCTCCGGGGCCGCCAACTACCAGACCCCGGGTGAGGCGAACACTATCGGCGCCGACCGCGACTTCTCCGATCCGGCCGCCGGACCCCTAGTAGGCGAGGAAGGACATCCCGAGATGGACATGACGGAGCGGAACCAGATCATCGAGCAGAGGATTCGCACGGGTATCGGGGAGCAGGTGGATACAGAGGGCCTGCCCAAGATAAACGTCGAGGTCAACGACGGCGTCGTGGATCTGCGCGGCCCCGTGCCCTCGGAGGACGTTAAGCAGACCATAGAGAGTGTCGCCACCGCCACGGACGGCGTCCGTGAGGTCAGAAACGAGCTTACGGTGGCCGACGTCTAG
- a CDS encoding DUF1684 domain-containing protein, with product MSDYEQLLDYRRRVAEMYARACSPERDEAARLTEFRRERDELFRHHSQSPLPEEDRAGFQGLDYHPYDPALRYTLRVEEAEPETLALDLDGDGTTRLRRFGRVGFELGGAEVSLSLFWIEGYGGGLLLPFRDATSGRESYGGGRYVLDTIKHADLGAEAGGLVVDFNYAYNPSCAYNPLWDCPLPPPENHLPVAVTAGEKAYGEI from the coding sequence GTGTCCGACTACGAACAGCTTCTCGACTACCGCCGCCGCGTCGCGGAGATGTACGCCCGCGCCTGCTCCCCCGAACGGGACGAGGCGGCCCGGCTCACGGAGTTCCGTCGGGAGAGGGACGAGCTTTTCCGCCACCATTCACAGTCGCCGCTGCCGGAGGAGGATCGCGCGGGTTTCCAGGGGCTCGACTACCATCCCTACGACCCCGCGCTGCGCTACACGCTCCGGGTGGAAGAGGCGGAGCCCGAGACGCTCGCGCTGGACCTCGACGGGGACGGCACGACCCGGCTGCGCCGGTTCGGGCGGGTGGGTTTCGAGCTCGGCGGCGCGGAGGTCTCGCTCTCACTTTTCTGGATCGAGGGCTACGGCGGCGGGCTCCTGCTGCCGTTCCGGGACGCCACCAGCGGCCGCGAGAGCTACGGCGGCGGCCGCTACGTGCTCGACACGATAAAGCACGCCGACCTCGGCGCGGAGGCCGGGGGCCTCGTCGTGGACTTCAACTACGCCTACAATCCCTCCTGCGCCTACAATCCGCTGTGGGACTGCCCGCTCCCCCCGCCGGAGAACCACCTGCCGGTGGCGGTCACGGCGGGAGAAAAGGCCTACGGCGAGATCTAA